In Hoplias malabaricus isolate fHopMal1 chromosome 6, fHopMal1.hap1, whole genome shotgun sequence, a single window of DNA contains:
- the ctps1a gene encoding CTP synthase 1 produces the protein MMKYILVTGGVISGIGKGIIASSVGTILKSCGLHVTAIKIDPYINIDAGTFSPYEHGEVFVLDDGGEVDLDLGNYERFLDIRLTKDNNLTTGKIYQSVINKERQGDYLGKTVQVVPHITDAIQEWVMRQARIPVDDDGMEPQVCVIELGGTVGDIESMPFVEAFRQFQFKVKRENFCNIHVSLVPQPSATGEQKTKPTQNSVRELRGLGLSPDLIMCRCSTPLDNSVKEKISMFCHVEPGQVICVHDVSSIYRVPLLLEEQGVVDYFCRRLDLQIESRPRKMLTKWKEMSDRSDRLLEQCSIALVGKYTKFSDSYASVIKALEHSALAISHKLEVKYVDSADLEPSTLQEEPVKYHEAWQKLCSSDGVLVPGGFGVRGTEGKIQAINWARKQRKPFLGVCLGMQLAVCEFARNMLDWTDANSTEFDPETKHPVVIDMPEHNPGQMGGTMRLGKRRTIFKTKSSVLRKLYGDVDYVEERHRHRFEVNPELKQHFEDRGFHFVGQDVEGERMEVIELEDHPYFVGVQYHPEFTSRPIKPSPPYFGLLLAAAGKLQSYLQKGCRLSPRDTYSDRSGSSSPDSEIAEFKLPSISQDVTQT, from the exons ATGATGAAATATATTCTGGTCACTGGGGGCGTCATCTCAGGGATCGGTAAAGGCATCATCGCCAGCAGCGTGGGGACCATCCTGAAATCCTGCGGCCTCCACGTCACCGCCATTAAAATAGACCCATACATCAACATCGACGCGGGGACCTTCTCTCCATACGAGCACG GCGAGGTGTTTGTGTTGGACGATGGCGGAGAAGTAGACCTGGATTTGGGGAACTACGAGCGCTTCCTGGACATTCGTCTGACCAAAGACAACAACCTGACCACTGGGAAAATCTACCAATCAGTTATCAATAAAGAGAGACAAGGGGATTATCTGGGAAAGACTGTCCAGG TGGTGCCCCACATCACTGATGCCATTCAGGAGTGGGTGATGAGGCAGGCGCGGATCCCTGTGGACGATGATGGCATGGAGCCGCAAGTGTGTGTAATTGAG CTCGGGGGCACTGTGGGAGACATCGAGAGCATGCCCTTCGTCGAGGCCTTCAGACAGTTCCAGTTTAAAGTGAAGAGAGAGAACTTCTGCAACATCCACGTCAGTCTGGTTCCTCAG CCGAGTGCCACTGGAGAACAGAAAACCAAACCCACTCAGAACAGCGTGCGGGAGCTCCGAGGACTCGGGCTGTCTCCGGATCTG ATCATGTGCCGCTGCTCCACTCCTCTTGATAACTCGGTGAAGGAGAAAATCTCCATGTTCTGCCACGTGGAACCTGGACAG GTGATCTGTGTCCATGACGTGTCGTCCATCTACAGAGTGCCTCTGCTGCTGGAGGAGCAGGGAGTTGTCGATTATTTCTGTCGGAGGTTGGATCTCCAAATCGAGAGCAGACCCAGGAAGATGCTGACCAAGTGGAAGGAGATGTCCGACAG GTCAGACAGGCTGCTGGAGCAGTGCTCTATTGCTCTGGTCGGGAAGTACACCAAGTTTTCAGACTCTTATGCCTCGGTGATTAAAGCCCTGGAGCACTCGGCCCTCGCCATCAGCCACAAACTGGAGGTGAAG TACGTAGACTCTGCAGACCTGGAGCCCTCCACCCTGCAGGAGGAGCCGGTGAAGTATCACGAAGCCTGGCAGAAACTCTGCAGCTCAGA TGGTGTTCTGGTTCCTGGAGGATTTGGAGTGAGAGGAACAGAGGGAAAGATCCAGGCCATTAACTGGGCACGCAAACAGAGGAAGCCCTTCCTGG gtgtgtgtttggggatGCAGCTCGCTGTGTGTGAGTTTGCGAGGAACATGCTCGACTGGACGG ATGCCAACTCGACTGAATTTGACCCGGAGACGAAGCACCCTGTG GTGATTGACATGCCTGAACACAACCCCGGACAAATGGGTGGAACCATGCGGCTGGGGAAGAGACGGACCATCTTTAAGACCAAGTCCAGCGTTCTGA GGAAACTCTATGGAGACGTTGATTACGTGGAAGAAAGACACAGACATCGCTTTGAA GTGAATCCCGAGCTGAAGCAGCACTTTGAGGACAGAGGCTTCCACTTCGTGGGGCAGGACGTGGAGGGGGAAAGGATGGAGGTCATTGAGCTCGAAG ACCACCCATACTTCGTAGGAGTTCAGTATCATCCCGAGTTCACGTCTCGACCCATAAAACCTTCTCCTCCATATTTCGGCCTGTTACTTGCTGCAGCAGGAAAACTGCAGAGTTACCTCCAGAAGGGCTGCAGACTCTCTCCACG AGACACCTACAGCGACCGGAGCGGCAGCAGTTCTCCAGACTCAGAGATCGCAGAGTTTAAACTGCCCTCCATCTCCCAGGACGTAACCCAAACCTGA